TTCGCGTTGACGTTCAGCCGCGCGAGTGACACGCAGATACACGTCTACGGAGACAACGGTGACGGCGTTGCATACGCGCGCTACGCGACTCGTGTCGATGAGTGCGACGACCCGGACGCGCGTCACTACTCGCGAGTTCAGACAATTCCGCTAGGCGGCATCGCGGTGCTTCGGTATCCCTCGGCGTACGTGTTCGTGACTATCGACGCGATCGCAAGTACCACTCACGGTTCGGACCGCGACGCAGTCAGATTCTCATACACGGTTCGCTTCAACGAGGCCGTGGGCTCCTGATGACGCGACGAGTGCCAGAGATCGGTCGAGCGCAGGTGGCCCCCGGGAGGTGCTACACGCGGCCGACAGTCGCGCCATAACGGCTGCGGATTTGTGCCCAATGCAGGATCCCAGCGCATCATCGACGTGGTATCCGCGAACAGCGCGGCCGCGCCGGAACTTACGGCGCACCACAGCCATCGACGGTGCGTTGATTCGCGATCGCGGCGTTCGGGCGCTCCGTCGGCCGCGGTCGTCGCCATTCCACGTGCCGGGAGTGCACGCCGCGACCTCACCCGCGCGTTCGCGGCGCACGCGGGGCAACGCATCGCCCAACGGGGCAAGTCGACAGACAGACGTACGTTGTCGAGTGCAGGTCTGTACCTGCCGATAGAGACCTGAGCGGCAGGAAGGGAGCACATCGTGGGACGGGTGCTGGGAATCAGCATCACAAGCGCCAAGGCTTTCCTCGCCGTTGTCCAGGACGCCACCGTGCAGGATGGTCAGATCGAGAGGCTCGACGTCCCACCCGCAGACGCTTCAGGGTCTCAGCTTTCCGAGGCACTTGCGGACATCAAGCGTCGACTTGCTGAGATCAAGCCCGATGTCGTGGCCATCGTCGGTGCCGAGCCCTCGTTCACCGATACGGAGAGTGGGTTGCGCCCTCGGCTTACCTTCGAGGCGCTAACCCGTCTCGCGGCAGCCGAGCGTCGCGTCTCCCTCGACCTGGTCAGCCGCGCGCGCGTTCGATCACGGCTCGGCTTGCCGAGGAGAGGCGGCCTTGGCGAGCACATCTCGGCAGCGGGCCCGGTGGTGGGCCGATACTGGACCGCGGGAAGGGCCGTCGCCGCGCTGGCGGCGCTGACCGTTGAGAAGGAGATTTCCTAGTGCCATTGCGAGGAGAAGCGGTCGGCCGGCCGACCTACGACCAGCTCACTCAGGTCGTCGCGCAACCGGACCGCCTCGTCTTTCGCGCGCACCACGTTTTGTTCGATGGGCCGTGCTGGCAGAAGACGGTCGCGCTCACCGGGCTGCGCGACGCGATGTTTGCCACCGAGCCACAGCTCCTCGAGGCGCTCGACCACTCGAACATCGTGCAGGTCCGCGAGGCGCAGTTCGATCCCCAATTTCCGGACGCCGTCACCTTTGTAATGCGCCACTATCCAGGCGGCAGCGCGACGGAGGCACTGGGCCAGGGACATCGCTTCGGTATAAACGACGCGATCGCTCTCGCCTTCGAACTCCTCGACGCTCTCGCGTACCTACACGTCGACATCGGCTTCGTTCACCGTGACGTCAAACCGGACAACCTGCTGCTCGACGCGCCAAGAACCACTGGCTATCTGAGCGACTTCGGCAGTGCTGCGCGCATCCGTCCGGACGGGACGGTGCATCTCGCGGGCTACACGCTCCCTTACCTCGATCCGGACGCCGCGGTGAACGGCCGCATGACAGCTCAGAGCGACATCTACTCAGCCGGCATGACGCTGCTCGCCTTGTTGGGTGACGCGCCTCTCGTCGATGCGAGCTTCGACGCGCAGAAGGCAGAGACAAGGCTTCGGGCGGGCCGCTGCGCCCTGCCCCCGTCTCGGCTCGCGTACGCGCCGCACGTCCCCGGAGTCCTCCGCCGCGTCGTCAACAAGATGATGCAGGTCAACCCGAACGCGAGATTCGCGTCCGCGGCCGACGCGGCGACAGCTCTCAGGCGCTTGCGCACGATCGACTGGAACCACACCACCGGAGTCGGGCTGGACGGCGAGTGGATTGGGACGTGGCCGAATCGTCCGATCTCGAGGCGACGGCAATATCGAGTCGCGAGCACGATCCTCAGCTCCGGGCCGCGGGCTGGCGACCGCCGGCTGGTGGCTCAGTGGCGCACAGCGACCCGTCCCTGGCGCGGACTGGCAGGTGGCACGGCCACGGTCACGGATGAGCGCGGCGTACGCCAGTTTTTCTCCGAAATCTCCGACAGAGTGACCCACTCGGCTGCCGCGTCGTAAATCGCCTTCGCCGCGACCGCCTCGAGGCGAAATAGGGATCGTCGAGCTGAGGGCCGTGGGCGTGGAACGAGCGTGCGCCCGTCGACCTCTGAGGGCACGAGCACGCCCTCGCAGAGCATGGCCAACACGGCCGCGTCGAGTCCGGCGACACCGGTGCCGACGTGCTCGTTCGGTTCGAGGCGCAGGCCGTCGCCCAGGGTGGAATCAGCGAGCCGGCTAACGGCTCGATGCAGAGGCCACGGCCGATCAAGGCAGTGAGTCCCTCGTTCTGCGGCCGAGGCGAAGAGATAACGGAGAATAGAAATAGGTCTTTCCTCCATCTGGCAAGAAGGTACAGACTCCTCGACGTGGAACGGCGGATACGCGTCGAATTAACCGACCGTCTCATGCACTGCGAAACGAAGAACGCAGCCGTCACGTGGCCGGTTCCTCTCGACGCGTTGCTCGATCAACTAGTCACCGCCGCGGAACATGTAGGTGATCGCACCACTCGCCGCGAGCTCGCCGCCGCGATCCTCCTTAGCGCTCCGCGAGACCCGCGGCGTCTTACGCGCCTTCTGCGCACTTACAGGACTGCGACCGTCGGCGACGTCGTTCCTGTTGTAGAGGTCGGGGGTCCGGTCGTCGAGTTTCGCACCGCCAAGCCGGGACCGCGCCGACGCGGTGCCTGATGTCGCGCAGGGCTCTTGTGCGCGGAGCGACCACATCTCACGGCTCGGCCGGAGAAACGTGGTCACCGCCCCAGGTCCAAGCGGTCCATGGACCCAAGCAGCTAGGTCTTCTCAAGCGGCGCAGTGACGTTGTTGGGGGCCGTGAGCCCAACCCCGCCAACGCACGCGTTCGCATGAGTTCAGCCCCCGTCCTCGATCGGCGCCGACCCAGCCATAGCGGATCGCTCGCGTCCGTCACAGTCCGGCAGTTCCGCATTCGGGACGCTGCGGTCGCTCGCGTTTCCGAGGTCCAGGCGGGCCACGCACGGAGCGACTTGTGCCTTTCCGCCGGGGCTCACACGTGAGCCGAGCTGTAGCCACAGGTGTAGCCATCACGGGCGACCTGCGCCGAACTCGCACGAGCTGCCCATCCGCAGAATGGCTGATTTCCCGGGCTTAACGGACCGCGGCGAACGTGCCTGTACGCCTGTCCGGGAACTACGGATCAGAAGGTTGTGGGTTCGACTCCCGCCGAGCGCACTGACTGAGGAACGCCGCCGGCTCGGCTGAGCCCGAACCGATCGCGGGCGACGAAATGGTGCTCGCGGCCCGCGCGTCCGTCGACGGCGAGGTTCCGGCTCGGTCGCCACCGAGACAGGTATCGTGCCGCGCCTCGTCGAACGGTTCGGGATGCTCACAGTCGGACTCGTCGTACTGATTGCTGTCGCGCTGGCGTTCGACTTCACGAACGGTTTCCACGACGCGGCGAACGCCGTCGCGGTTTCGATCACGACGAGAGCGTTGCGGCCGTTGACGGCCCTGGCCATGGCGGCCGCGCTGAACGTGGTCGGCGCGTTGATCTCGACGAAGGTCGCCGCGACCGTCGGCAAGGGGATCATCACCGCGCCGACCGGTACGCATGGCCTCGTGATCGTCTTCGCGGCGCTCATGGGCGGCATCGTGTGGAACCTGGTCACGTGGTGGTTCGGTCTTCCGTCGTCGTCGACGCACGCGCTCATCGGCGGACTGGTCGGCGCAGCCATCGCGTCCGGGTCCACCGTGAAGTGGCACGGGCTGACCGACAAGGTCGTCCTGCCGATGGCGGTGTCGCCCGTGATCGGGCTCGCGCTCGGCTACCTCCTGATGGTGCTGATCCTCTGGGTCTTCCGCCGCGCCCGGCCGGCGGAGGCGAACTCGCGGTTCCGACATGCGCAGACGCTGTCGACCGCCGCGATGGCGTTCAGTCACGGGACCCAGGACGCGCAGAAGACGATGGGCGTCATCGCGCTCGCGCTCATCGCCACCGGGCATCTCGACGGCTTCCACATTCCGCTGTGGGTCATCCTGTCCGCGGCCAGCGCGATGGGTCTCGGGACCCTCGCCGGCGGTTGGCGCGTGATCCGGACGCTCGGAAGCCGGATCACCGCGCTCGATCCGGCGCGCGGCTTCGCGGCGCAGACCTCGGCGTCCGCCGTGCTGCTCGTGTCCGCGTATGCGTACGCGATGCCGGTCTCGTCGACGCACGTCATGACCTCGTCGATCATGGGTGTCGGCGCGACCCGCCGCCTGAACGCCGTGCGATGGGGTGTCGCGCGGCAGGTCATGACGGCGTGGATCCTGACGATTCCCGGGGCGGCGATCGCCGGATGGCTCTCGTACTACCTCGCGCACGCGATCGTGCGCCGGTGACCCGCCGGCTCAGCCGTTCTTCACCAGCGCGGACTCGACGACGTCGGAGAGGTCCTCGATCGCGTTGAGCGATTTCTCGAGCGCCTCGATGACGTCCTTCCACTTGATGACGTAGAGCGCGCCGTGCTCGCCGTTCAACAGCTGACCCATCGCGCGTCGGAAGACGACGTCGCCCTGGCGTTCCAGATGCTCGATGCGTTCGAGGCGCAACCGCGCGCCGTTCCGTGTCCTGAGGCAGGCGACGAGCCCCACCGTCTCCTCCGCCATGGCGATGAGGATCTCGGCGAGCTCTGACAGCTCGGGCGGTTGCGGGTCGACGCCGATCAACTGGATCAGCGAGGCCGCCGCGAACATGTCGTCGATGACATCGTCGAGCTCCTCGGCGAGCTCGTGGATGTCCTCGCGGTCGTATGGCGTGACGAAGCTGGCGTCGAGACGCGTCAACACGTCCCTCGAGATCTCGTCGCCGCGTCGTTCACACGCCTTGACCGCGTCGAAGCACTCGTCGATGTTGTCGGCGGAGGCGATGAGCTTGGCAACGTGTTCGGCGCAGTCGCGGAGGTTCGCGGCCGCGGCTTCGAAGAGGTCGAAGAATCCTTCGTCGGTGGGCGTCAGGCGAAATCGACCGATGACGTGCAGCACCTTCGCGAGCCGACCGCTCTTGGCGCCCGGTCTCGCCGCCGCGTCGGGCCGGATCGGCCAGCGTGCCCCGAGTCGTCGCGGCGCGGCCAGCGTCTCGACGCGCCGGGCCAGGTTCACGGCGTGGTCGCCGATCCGTTCGTAGAACCGAGCGAGCAGCGCGAGCTCGGCGGCGATGCGCGCGTCCGTGCCTTCGACGGCGCCGTACGTCACGAGTCGCGACGCCAGCAGGTCGAGCTCGTCGTCGGCTTCCTGCAGGTCGAAACCGGCGTCGCGCGAGCGTTGACGATACGCGGCGCTCGATGCGTGCCACATTCGGATCGCGACGTCGCACATCGACTGGATCACGCCGCGCGCCTGCGGCGAGATGCTGCCGCCGAGTCCTCGCGCCGCCCGTTGCGCGATGTGCTCGACGAGATCCGCGCTGCGTTCGAGCTCCGGGACGATCTGCAGCACGCCGATGAGGTGCTCGAGCTCCGCCGGGTCCACGACCGCGGTCGGCAGGCCCTCCTTCACCAGCGCGATCAGCTCCGCGCAGCGCTCGTCGATCCCTTCGTCGTCGGCGATCACCTGCTCGGCGCGGGCGACGTCTTCGTCGAGCAGGGCGCTCGTGGCCCAGCCGATTCCCTCGGACACGAGCGCGAAGAGGAGCAGCACACCGTCGTCGACCCGGAGACGAAGCTTCGCTCGCTCTGCCCGCGCACCGGCCACGGCACTCAAACTACTGGCCCCGTCGTCGCGCGGCCGCGTTGGCGCGGCTTCGACTGTGTGAGAACCGACGACGGTGTCGATCGCCGCGTGGCCCAGTGGTTGGCGGGGGTCCTCACGTAGTGTCGGCGCATGGCGTTCATCCAGATCGACCGGCCGCACGACCACGTCGCCCGCATCACGATGAACCGGCCCGAGCGAATGAACGCGATGGCGTTCGACGTGATGGTGCCGCTGCGCCACGCGATCGAGGAGCTGAGTGTCGACAACGACGTACGGGTCGTGATCCTCACCGGCGCGGGCGACGGCTTCTCGTCGGGCGCGGATCAGACCGACGCCGGCATTCCTCCCAACATCGACGGCCTCACCACGGTCACGATCGCGCTGCGCGCCCTCGAAGTGCTCGACGACGTCGTGCTCGCGCTGCGCAAGATGCACCAGCCGGTGATCGGCGCGGTCAACGGTCCCGCGATCGGCGGCGGGTTCTGCCTGTCGCTCGCGTGCGACATCCGCATCGCGTCGGAGAGCGCGTACTTCCGCGCCGCGGGCATCAACAACGGACTCACCGCGAGCGAGCTCGGCATCAGCTATCTGCTCCCGCGCGCGATCGGGTCGTCACGCGCCGCGGAGATCATGTTGACCGGACGCGATGTCGACGCGACCGAAGCCCTGCAGATGGGCCTCGTGTCGCGCGTCGTCACGCGCGACGAGCTGATGGACGCGTGTTACGCCGTGGCCGATCGCATCACCGGCTGGAGCCGGCCCGGCATCGAGCTGACGAAGCGCAGCCTCTGGTCGAGCCTCGATGCCGCGAGCCTCCAGCAGCACCTGCAGCTCGAAGGCATCGGTCAGCTGTTCGTGCGCATGCTCACCCAGAACTTCGAGGAAGCGACGCGCGCTCGCCGAGAAAACCGTAAGCCCGTCTTCCGCGATTGAGCGCGTGCGCTTAGAGTCCGGGACGCGGTAGGGGTCGAAGCGTTACGGACGAAGTGGGGTTCACGGATGAAGTCGCCGATGTCACGGCTGTTGGTTGTTGCTGCCGTTCTGTTGAGTGTGCTCGGGGTGCCGGCGACGAGCGCAATCGCCTCCCGACCCCCGGCGGCCTCGGTCACCCTTTTCCGCTCGTCGGTCGACGATCCGAACGGCATCGCGATGGGCGCCGACGGCGCGATGTGGTTCACGAACCTCGGCAACAACACGATCGGTCGGATCGACACCGAGGGCCACGTCCGAACCTTCCGTGACCCGGCGATCTTCCAGCCGACCGACATCGCGCTCGGCGGCGACGGCGCGATGTGGTTCACGAACGCGGGGAACGACTCGATCGGTCGCATCACGACGACCGGCGCGGTGACGACGTACACGAGCACCGCCGTCGACGAGCCCGAGCAGATCACGCGCGGTGCCGACGGCGCGATGTGGTTCACGAACTTCGCGCCCGGAACGTTCGGCTCGATCGACCGCATCACCAGCAAGGGCAAGATCACGAAGTTCAGCGGCCCCGGAATCGACCAGCCCATCGACATCACGGCCGGACCCGACGGCGCGTTGTGGTTCACGAACCACGAGAACCCCTCGATCGGCCGCATCACGACGGCGGGCGTGGTCACGAAGTTCACCGGCGACGCGATCACCGCGCCCGACGACATCACCGCCGGGCCCGACGGCGCGCTCTGGTTCACGAACGGATTCTCGGGCCTCATCGGTCGCATCACGACCAAGGGCGTCGCGACGTCCGTCGGCAGTCAGGTGTTCTCCACGAAGGGTGCGATCGCGAGCGGTCCCGACGGCGCGCTCTACTACGGCACCTGTTTCTGCGACCGTGCGCTCGAAGGCGGGATCGGGCGACTCACCACAGCGGGCCAGTACACCGAGATCTCGGGCAGCGGGAAGCTCGAGGGGGTCACGCACGGGATCGCGATCGGGCCTGACGGCGCGCTCTGGGTCACGAGTCCGAGCAACGACGCGATCGTCCGTCTCACGAGCGACGGAACCCTGACGGCGTTCCGCGGCAACGGCATCAGCGACCCGGACGGGATCACCGCGACGCCGGCCGCGGCCGGGCTGCCCGGCGCGATCTGGTACGCCAACGCCGGCAACGACACGATCGGAAGATTCGGCGTGGGTGAACCCCGCAAGACCTACCCGGGTGTCTACATCAACCCGACCAAGGTGGCGCTCGCGCCCGACGGCGCCGTGTGGTTCGTCGCCTCGGAACCGGTCGGCACGGGCCACATCGGCCGACTCGACCCGAACGGCGGAGGCATCCGCACCTTCGGCGGCGTTCCGCAGACGCGCTTCCCGAGCGACATCACCGCCGGTCCCGACGGCGCGATGTGGTTCACGAACTCGGGCTCGATCGGCCGCATCACGAACGACGGCACGATCACCGACTTCGACCATCCGCACCTCTCGTTCGGCTCGATCACCGCCGGCCCCGACGGCGCGCTGTGGGCAACGACGTGGGAGCCGCACGCCTCGATCAGTCGCATCACGACCAGCGGCAAGCTCACGACGTTCAAGGACCCGAGGATCTCCCGGGCCTGGGACATCACGACGGGACCCGACGGGGCGCTCTGGTTCACCGACCACGGGAACGACACGATCGGTCGCATCGACGTGAACGGCGCGTTCACGTTCTTCTCCGACCCGCGCGTGCACGCGCCGCAATCAATCGTCACCGGCCCCGACGGCGCGCTCTGGATCACCGCCGACCACGCGATCGTGCGCATGACGACGGCCGGCACCGTGACCGACGTATTCAAGGGCGACAGGATCGGCGCGGTGAACGCGATCACCGCCGGTCCCGACGGCGCGATCTGGTTCACCCGGCCCGACGCCGTCGGGCGGCTGACGATCAGCGCGCCGACGAGCTGAACGTCACGACCCGTCGGCGGGCGGGTCGGCGCTCACCATCCACGGTGTACCGAACCGGTCGACGCACATCCCGAACGCGGGCGAGAAGAACGTCGGTCCGAACGGACCGGTGATCTGGCCGCCGTCGGCGAGCGCGTCGAACACGCGCTGCGCGTCGGCCGCGTCGGTGGTGCTGTAGTTCACCTGCATCCCCTGCACCGGTCCGAAGGGGTCGGCAATCGGATCGTCGGACGCCATGACGAGCGCGTCGCCGATCTTCAACGCGGCATGGATGATCAGGTTGGGATCGATGCCGGGCGACCGCGCGTCCGGCGGCGCCTCGTTCATGTCGAGCAGCACGAGGTCGCCGCCGAAGATCTCGTGGTACCGGGTGAACGCTTCGCGGCAGTTGCCGCCGAAGAACAAGTACGGGTGGAACGCCATCGCGCACACTCCTCATGCTCGGGGTCGTCGCGAGTCTGACGCCCCGGAGCGTCGGAAGTCACCGGCGCGACCGCGCTCTCACTGCGGCGTGATCGCAACGCCGGTGGGTTGCACGAGACCCGTCGACGGACCGCTGGTCGTGAGCTGCGACGAGCCGAAGCGGCCGAACGAGGTGATGGCATAGGGCGCGGCGTTGCTCGCCACGGTGACGCGCCCCGCGGCGTCGGTCGCGACGCCCCACGGGAGCTGCACGGCGACCGACTGCACGGGCGGCGTGTCGCCGATGGAACCGGGTCGGTAGAGCGTCTCGGCGTCCGAGTTGAGGTTGCTGACGTGCAGCCAGCCGTCGGCGTCGAACGCGATGCCCTTCACGCCGTCGAGACCGGTGTCGGCACCGCCCAGCGTCGCGACGGGATTCGCGGGACCGTTCGCGATCTGGATCGCCTCGAGCGTGTCGGCCGAGCTCACCCAGAGTCGACCCTGCGGGTCGAATGCGAGCGCGACCGGGTTCGAGAGTGCCGTGATCGTCACGGTCGGCGCGGCGTCGCCCTTCGCTCCGGGCGCGAACTCGAGCACGTCGTTGTCGAGACCGTTGGCGACGAACAGGTCGCCGAAGCTGTCGAGCGCGAGCGCCGACGGCGACAACAGACCGGTGTGCGGGCCTGCGATCGTGCGGATCGGCTTCGCGTCGCCGGTCGCGTTCGGCGCGTACTCGGTGATCGTGCCGCTGTAGTTCGCAACGAACAGGTCGCCGCGGCCGTCGAACGCGATGCCCTGCGGCTGATCGAGCCCGGTGTCGGCGCCGGTGATCTCGATGAACGGCGCGCTGTTGCCGGTCTCGCCGGGCTTGAACGCGATCACCGAGCTGTGCCCGAACTGCGAGCTCGCGACGTAATCGAGTGGAGGCACGCCGACGTTGATGGTGAAGGTCACGACGGTCGAGTGCTGCGCCGTGTCGCGGACTTCGACGTCGAAGGTCGTGACGCCGACCTGCTTCGGTGTGCCGCTGATGACACCCTGGCGGGTGAGGCGCAGCCCGGTCGGAAGCGCGCCGAGGACGACACTCCAATGGAACGGCGCGCGGCCCAGAGCCGCGCCGAGCGTCTGCGAATACGGCGTGCCGAGCGACGCGACGGGAAGTTTCGTCGTCGTGGAATACAGCGGTGCACCGATCGCGATGCCCGAGGGAGCATCGAGACCGGTGTGGTTGCCTTGCAGCACGGCGCTCGGCGTGACGTCACCATTCGTGCCGGGCGCGAAGGTCGTGACCCAAGACGCGTCGACGGTCGGGTCCTGGTTGGTGACGTAGACGTTCCCGGCGACGTCGACCGCGATGCCGCCGCCGTTGAGGAGGCGCGTGCTCGCGCCCGCGATCGTCGAGCGGGGCACCGCGTTGCCGCGCGCGTCGGCGGCGAGGTCGACGACCGACGTGCCGCTCTGCGAACGGCTCAGCACGTAGAGGTCGTTGCCGGTCGCGGCGAGCCCGACCGCGAACGCGAGGCCGGTCGCGCCCCCGCCGATCTCGTAGCTCGGCGCGATGTTGCCGTCGCTTCCCGGCGCGAAGACGTCGAGATAGCCCTCGCCCGCACCGACGACGACACGCCCGAACGCGTCGATCGTGATGCCCGCGACCGACGTGAGCGCGGTCTGGTCACCACCGATCACCGCGATCGGCGTCGCGTCGTCCTGCGCGCCCGGCGCGTACTCGGTGATCGTCTCGTTGCCGGAGTTCGATACGTAGAGGTCGCCGCGCGCGTCGAACGCGAGCCCGGACGGCGTCGACAGCAGGGTCGCGGCGCCGAACAACGCGGCGACCGGTGGCTGGTCGGTGGTGCCCGCCGGGTAGATCGCGATCGCGTCGACTTCGGCGTACACGACGTAGACATCGCCCGATCGACTGATCGCAATCGCTCCGGGCGCGTACGGAAGGTTCGTCATCGACGTGACCGGCGGAAGGTTGCCCTTCGGCGCGAGCGCGTACTCGTCAACGGAGCTCCCCGCGCTGTTCGCGACGTAGAGACGTTGCGGTCCGACGTCGAGCGCGAGCGCCTGCGTCGCGATCTGCGCGGTCGGAGACGAGTCGTGCACCGCGACGGTGAAGACGGCGCCGCCCGAAGCGGGTGTCCCGGAGATCGCGCCGGCGTCGGAGAGCGTGAGTCCCTTCGGCAGCCGGCCCTTGCTGACCGACCAGTGATACGGCGCGCGCCCGCCGGCCGCCCGCAGGGTCGCGGCGTACGCGCCGCCGGCGTTCGGTGCCGCGAGCGACTTCGTCACGACGCGCAGCGGCTTGGGCGCGATCGCCGCGCCTGCGGCGACGGGGGCGGCGACGAAGGTCGCCAGCATCGTGACCACGCACAGCACGAGGACGAAGCTCGGCCGGAGGTGAAGGCGGAAGGGTCGGGGGTTTCGCATCTCGGTGCTCCTCGCACGGCGGATCTCGACGCCTTCGATTGTCGGGATCCGCAAGCGCGGGCACCACTGACGGGACCCTCACGTCACCCTCACAGGGCTCCGCGAGGCCGATCTACGAGTCGGTCGCGCCGATCTCGGCGGCGATGCCGGCCGCACCGAGTGCGTCGGCCTCGGCGAGTGCCGCGCTCCGGAGCGCGTCCGCGCCCGAGGCACCTCGCAGCTCCAGCACGGTCGCGAGCTCGCCGCGAGTTCGGGCGAGGAACGGGCGCGCGCCCATTCGTGTTTCGAGCTCGAGCGCGTGCCGGAGGTGCGCCTCGGCCTCGTCGAGACGGCCGAGCAGTCGTAACAGCGCGCCCGCGTGATGGTCGACGGGACCCCACCACCCGATGAGCGGCCCGACCCGCACCGCGGTGCACGGCTGGCCGAGCAACGCGGCGAGCAAGCGCTCCGCGAACTCGACCAGTCCGAGGCTCGCGGTGGTGTGCGCGAGGAAAGCGGTGGGCGCGAGCCGGTCAGCACCGCGGGGCGAGCCGTCGAGGCCCGCCCTCACGAGCCGCTCGACGAGCTCGCGCGCGAGCTCGGGTTCGCCCCCGACCGCGGCGCAGAGCGCGGTCCCCGCGGTGAAGCTCGGGATCTGCTGATAGTCGTCGGTGTCGACGAGCAGCGGGAGCACCGCCGCCGCGAGCCCCTGGTCGACGGCGCGCAGCAGTCCCTGCGCGTAGAAGACGAGCTCGGCGTTGTAGTCGCCGCTCGCGCGACCGAACGTGAGCGCGTCGTTCGAGAGCGACTCGCTGTCGTCGTAGCGGCCTTCGACGAACGCGATCGTCGCGCGCACGGTCGCGGCCTGGCTGTGCTCGCGCGGATCGTCGAGCTGCCGCGCGACCGCGTCGTAATGATCGGCCGCGACGCGCAGATCGTCCATCTCGCCGCGGTCGAGCGCGGCGAGCCCGATGGCGAACCGCGCGACCGCGATGACGCGGAGGTCGTTGCGTCGCTCGCCGACGTCGGCGACCCGGCGCGCGACACGGTCGAGGCGAACGGGATCCTCGTACCAGTCGTAGACGCGCGTCTTGCCGAGATGGCTGAGCGTCGCGTCGCTCGTCTCGGGGTTGTCGGCCTCGGCCGCGAGCGCGTCGACGAGCTCGTCGCGACGGGCGGCTTCTTCTGCACGGAAGCCGTTGATCATCTGCGTGACGAGCAGACCCATGATCGTCAGCCGGAGCGCGTCGTGATCGGGCTCGTCCTTCAAGGTCGCGAGCGCGTGTTCGAGCGCGCCGATGCGATCGGAGTCCGATTCCCAGTACGGGTAGCGACGGCCGAGCCCGATCGCGGCGCGCGCTTCCAGCGCCGGGTCGTCGAGCGCGGCGGCGACGTGCAGCGCTTGGCGGTAACGCCCGTCGGCTTCGTCGGCGCGCCCCCGGTATTGCAGCGCGTCACCGAGTCGCACGAGCGCGTCGGCGTGGCCGCGGCTCGCGGCCGACCACAGCTCGGATGCCTGCTCGTAGCGCGCGATCGCTTCGTCGGCTGCGGCCGCAGCGAGCGCGGCGTCACCGGCGCGCACCGCCCAGGTCGCCGCGGTGGTCGCGACCGACGGGTCGACGACCGCGACCGCGGCCCAGTGCCGCGCGAGATCCTGGACCGCCGCCGCGTCGGCATCGACGGCGCCGGCCTCGATCGCCTCGGCGACGCGCCGGTGGATCACCGCGGCTCGCGCCGACGACAGTCGTTCGCCGACCGCGCGCTGCACGAGCGCGTGCGAGAACGCGAGCCGTCCGGGGCCGGTCTCGTCGACCAGGCCCGACAGCAACGCGTCATCGACCGCGTCGGCGAGCCGCAGCCCGTCGAGCGCGGCGGCCGGACCCGCGATCCGCAGATCGAACTGCCGACCGATGATGCTGGCGGTCGCGAGCAGGTCCTGCGTTTCGCGCCCGAGCGCGAGCACCCGTCGGTGCAGCATCTCGCGTACGCGATCGGGTACGGCG
The sequence above is drawn from the Acidimicrobiia bacterium genome and encodes:
- a CDS encoding putative Ig domain-containing protein yields the protein MRNPRPFRLHLRPSFVLVLCVVTMLATFVAAPVAAGAAIAPKPLRVVTKSLAAPNAGGAYAATLRAAGGRAPYHWSVSKGRLPKGLTLSDAGAISGTPASGGAVFTVAVHDSSPTAQIATQALALDVGPQRLYVANSAGSSVDEYALAPKGNLPPVTSMTNLPYAPGAIAISRSGDVYVVYAEVDAIAIYPAGTTDQPPVAALFGAATLLSTPSGLAFDARGDLYVSNSGNETITEYAPGAQDDATPIAVIGGDQTALTSVAGITIDAFGRVVVGAGEGYLDVFAPGSDGNIAPSYEIGGGATGLAFAVGLAATGNDLYVLSRSQSGTSVVDLAADARGNAVPRSTIAGASTRLLNGGGIAVDVAGNVYVTNQDPTVDASWVTTFAPGTNGDVTPSAVLQGNHTGLDAPSGIAIGAPLYSTTTKLPVASLGTPYSQTLGAALGRAPFHWSVVLGALPTGLRLTRQGVISGTPKQVGVTTFDVEVRDTAQHSTVVTFTINVGVPPLDYVASSQFGHSSVIAFKPGETGNSAPFIEITGADTGLDQPQGIAFDGRGDLFVANYSGTITEYAPNATGDAKPIRTIAGPHTGLLSPSALALDSFGDLFVANGLDNDVLEFAPGAKGDAAPTVTITALSNPVALAFDPQGRLWVSSADTLEAIQIANGPANPVATLGGADTGLDGVKGIAFDADGWLHVSNLNSDAETLYRPGSIGDTPPVQSVAVQLPWGVATDAAGRVTVASNAAPYAITSFGRFGSSQLTTSGPSTGLVQPTGVAITPQ
- a CDS encoding AAA family ATPase translates to MTEGFGTLLRRHRLAASLTQEALAERAAVSATAVAALERGRRRAPRLSTVRQLARALDLSPEAVAELARAADADAQTEATVAPAVTTTVDAEPSPGAPPRAERARTWRTRFVGRADELAQLRRAWSDRQRLVVIAGEAGIGKTRLTSALAEELARSGVAIAWGRGSEEGLGAYAPFVEVARQIVTAADPARLASAVGGRGELTRLVPDIETRVGPLPPVTVAEAGTEQRLLFEAVGALIAGCAPVVVVLDDLHWADRASIALLHYLVRDEALTDVMVVATARDSELDPAVAGLLADLGRHAPTLRVDLHPLDDDGLAALVGDVVGASVGNEVVRYIADATDGNPFFAEEMTVQLIDTGALVDVEHGAVLRTGADSGAVPDRVREMLHRRVLALGRETQDLLATASIIGRQFDLRIAGPAAALDGLRLADAVDDALLSGLVDETGPGRLAFSHALVQRAVGERLSSARAAVIHRRVAEAIEAGAVDADAAAVQDLARHWAAVAVVDPSVATTAATWAVRAGDAALAAAAADEAIARYEQASELWSAASRGHADALVRLGDALQYRGRADEADGRYRQALHVAAALDDPALEARAAIGLGRRYPYWESDSDRIGALEHALATLKDEPDHDALRLTIMGLLVTQMINGFRAEEAARRDELVDALAAEADNPETSDATLSHLGKTRVYDWYEDPVRLDRVARRVADVGERRNDLRVIAVARFAIGLAALDRGEMDDLRVAADHYDAVARQLDDPREHSQAATVRATIAFVEGRYDDSESLSNDALTFGRASGDYNAELVFYAQGLLRAVDQGLAAAVLPLLVDTDDYQQIPSFTAGTALCAAVGGEPELARELVERLVRAGLDGSPRGADRLAPTAFLAHTTASLGLVEFAERLLAALLGQPCTAVRVGPLIGWWGPVDHHAGALLRLLGRLDEAEAHLRHALELETRMGARPFLARTRGELATVLELRGASGADALRSAALAEADALGAAGIAAEIGATDS